One Aethina tumida isolate Nest 87 chromosome 5, icAetTumi1.1, whole genome shotgun sequence genomic window carries:
- the LOC126265630 gene encoding uncharacterized protein LOC126265630 — MEKEKSQFVTLNINQSKQTTTLDSNDNDSSEKIDDIGSEKVRPLLRYDEKNKCRYDSLPSKKLTSKKIRFADRNHKLNPYSDEISKQNSKIEQIQKALRLCSLNRHLMKCSERIVAEKMLLVETIKKGLLQQASLNSPLSLPKNSNIVIRNIRFDLKTNEADNCTHYYICLIKNGIDVVTSEIAIPIKNVIIFKKTMDIKDVHPNLVLSLYFMKVPNGERTGKNRYTSYIKKVLKKILFILSTQKTCELKQRQYSEFECVGSATLSSLTSQDPTLDVPVNSCVVEQFVAEVEVSDK; from the exons ATGGAAAAAGAAAAGAGCCAATTTGTCACGTTGAATATCAATCAATCGAAACAGACGACTACACTAGACAGTAACGATAACGATTCTTCTGAAAAAATAGACGACATAGGCAGCGAAAAAGTTAGACCGCTTTTGAGGTATGACGAAAAAAATAAGTGCCGATACGATAGCCTGCCATCCAAAAAACTAACGtcgaaaaaaattagattcgCTGATAGGAACCATAAGCTTAATCCGTATTCTGATGAAATTAGTAAGCAAAACTCAAAAATTGAACAGATCCAGAAGGCGCTAAGGCTATGCAGTTTGAATAGACACCTCATGAAGTGTTCCGAAAGGATTGTTGCCGAGAAAATGTTATTGGTAGAAA cTATAAAGAAGGGTCTCCTGCAACAAGCCTCTCTTAATTCTCCACTATCTTTGCCCAAAAACTCCAACATAGTGATCAGAAATATACGTTTTGACCTTAAAACTAATGAGGCGGATAACTGTACACATTATTACATTTGTCTGATTAAGAATGGGATTGATGTTGTTACATCTGAAATAGCGATAcccattaaaaatgtaatcatctttaaaaaaacaatggaCATTAAAGATGTACATCCTAATTTGGTTCTAAGCTTGTATTTCATGAAGGTTCCGAATGGAGAAAGGACTGGGAAGAATAGATATACAAGCTATATTAAAAAG gttttaaagaaaattttgtttatccttAGTACCCAAAAGACTTGCGAGCTCAAGCAAAGACAATATTCTGAATTTGAGTGCGTGGGGAGTGCAACTCTTTCGTCGTTGACAAGCCAGGACCCAACATTGGACGTTCCAGTCAATTCGTGTGTTGTAGAACAATTCGTTGCAGAGGTTGAAGTGAGCGATAAGTAA